The Drosophila sulfurigaster albostrigata strain 15112-1811.04 chromosome 3, ASM2355843v2, whole genome shotgun sequence genomic sequence CTCCATTTGACTAGGGGCACAGTTAAAGACCCAGACCCGGCCAGAGACAAGACCACATAATGAAAGCCAGTCAGCGAGCGAGGAAGAGGCGACTGTCACAGACAGGTTGACACAGAGATGGGGATGGAAGTGGCAAACTTTCATGTCCGAACTAGCAGTAAATAGCAGCGtgcaacacacactcagtGTGGCAGCAGCCTAGACTCGAAAGTTTTAGAGAGAACTTGTTTGGGTTcggttttggctttggctttcggCTTTCGGCTTTGGGtccttttttggttttgacaTTATGCCGTCGCATTGATTGTTGTCAACGTCCAAACGGGAATTGAAGTTTTCTAAGGGGAAAACGAAAGTTTTCCTCGTTgctttttctttcatttagtTATCCATCAAATGCCTATGAGATTTTAACTCGGAATTAGTGACGTGGCTTGAGGGTTGAGTCTCAACGGTTGAGTGGCAACCGTTGAGCAACCTTCAAACACAATCATCAACTAATTGTGCAGATAGACAGaagtttttctctctctctctctctctctctctctctctctctctttctctcaatGTGATTAACTGttatcatttgtttgttattgtttttatctgcagctgctgctggttgccattgttgctgccCGATTTGGTGGCTCAACGAGGCGAACAACACTCGCATTGGCCTGCGATGAATCCTTGACAGCGACGGCAACACACCAAGACAATAGATACAACAGCTACTacagcagaaacagcaacagcaacaacaacgataacagcaacaacgacgtagacgatgacgacgacgatggcatCGCTGATAGCAAGGACAACAATgttgacgatgacgacaacaaTGACAACTATAACTACAACAAAGCGTTGGCCAAATGGCAGTTGCCGCAGCAAAAACTATACGGAAATCCCCAGAGcatacagcaacaacaacaactccaacaacaacaacgactgcaacaatttgttgatgATCCAGAGGCAGCAAGGAATGACTTCCTACTGCAATTGCCAGACCTAAATACAGCGATGTGGCAAGGTGTGGGCCTGTTTGCCACAGCACAGGACAcaagcaacagtaacaacaacaacaacaacgactacgacaacaatgtgtggcaagcagcatCCGAAGCAGAGCGAGAACGAGATGGAGAACATTTGCCACGCAACAGTCGAAGCAGCCACAAGCCAAGGTaggcatcagcatcagcatcactTTTAGCATTCAGTGtgttcagttttcagttttcactGAGCGCACACAAAACGACACAAATTTCGAGTGTCCAAGTGAAtgagtgtttgagtgtgtttgGGTGTTTGTGAGTTGCATTCATGCAGCTCGTTGACTTTGTCACATTCCTCAATGTGCCCAAAATATGATAGCAGCTAACAATGAGCAACCAACCAGCTGGATTTGCTTCTCCTCACCCTCTTCATCCTCCTCCTTCTGCTCCTCCTTTACTCTGTTCTGCATATCAACTAAATCCCAGACCTTCAACACTGACGTAAGCAGTTAAGCTGattctctctatctccctctctatcGTCTCCTCTCTCTTTTCGTTGCTATTTCGGCTTTGTTTGGCAGATCAAGCTTAGAAGGATCAGGCGATTTCTATGCCAAAGATTACGAAATGCGGGACCAAGCCAAAGTCAgctaacaacaaaaagaacaacaacaaccacgacaacaacTGCGAAAATAAAACTGACGAAGACAAAAGACAGCAAACTAGCGAAAATGTTATcagcatttttttataaatatgaaactaTGACGACAATTGAATACGCTATGAATAAGAAGTGATTGTTATGAAGAAAGtaagaaaataatagaatAGTTACTAACAAATACTTCAATAATTATCACAAGTAGATGCCTCTAAAAATTCCTAATAAAAATTAGGAAATACCTAAACAAATTTTAGTGCATTTGGAATAATTAGGtagtttctttaaaatttgtaaatatataatatcacACATACCGGCAcctacaaatatttcaatgaaattatttatagtaaaaCTCTTTTTTAGATTGTTGTTAAAGAGTTTAAGGAATGactgtatatataatatatctgtatcaattaaagtatttatatacatttaatcaatttaatcaAAGCCACTGTGTTAGtcgatttaaatttcttaaaaatcgTATTTTCTCTCTTGATTTTGAAACAGCAAAATGTCACTCAATTATGGTCAAAGCACTGAAAGCAAACATGCATTAAGctttaaataccaaatagtTATTTTTCTGGCTCTTGCCTAGGGAGTTTCCTTCTCATTTCCTGTCCCCCTCTCAATCCAAGCACCTCTTCGCTCCCCGTTTTTAGCATAATTTGAGCAAACGGTCGAATGAAACAATTCCTAAACACAAgcatttatttcaaaacatttttgcaaacTTTGCGACAAAACTATCAAAGCCGTTGTGCTGCCTGAAGTGCGCTTCAAAAAACGACCCCCTGCGGTAGCACTCGGTtcaggcggtggcggtggcggtggcggttgaGTGGTTGCATTTTGCAGCGGCTTCaactgtgtgtttgtgtgtgtgtgtgtgtgtgggtgggtggATGGGTTATGCACGCCAAGCAGcacatcgacaacgacaaaaaggAAATCCGCTGGCAGCCAACGACAGTCGCGTAACGGAGCAAGCTTTGTGTCAGCGTCCACACCTCCTCCCCCTTTCGGCCTCCTGCTTGATTTACCCTGCCCAGCAGTTGGACTCCTCCTCGCTGCAGACAGTTCAGACAAAGCCCACGAAGCGAATGGCGCAAACGCCGCAAAATGAAAGCTAAAAAATTCATTGGCATTTGCTGCAGTTGAATGCAAAATGATGCGCTTTTGTTGGccagctaaaaaaaaaaaagagtggaAATGGAGAAAAAAAGACGAAGAAAGATGGAAATATCTAGTGGCAGGCAAATAGCAAACGTCAAAAGCGAATTTTCCTACCATTTTTCGCAGCGTTCGtcttttttgtgtgcattttttgtttttttagttaGTCTAAAAGCGCATTTTACAGGCGGTTGCAGACGGTTTCCGGCTGCGTCGCTAATTCATTGCCAAAGCCTTAATTTCTATGGATATGCAATTGCAGGCACACAGCTGGCACTCAAACAGGAACGGGAGCTGGTGCTGGAGGTCAGCTGGAAACTGATGCCGACGGCATTGACTTTGAGGGCGAGGAGGACTTTGCGGTGGCCAAAGTGGATGCCGATGAGCTGAGCGACCAGCTGCCATATGGCATTCAAAATGTGCGTAAGCGACGCGTGCGCAGCGTGATTCAGCCACCTCCACCAGTTAGCAGTTCGAGCCCGGAAGGAGTAAGTCAACTGGCAGTTTACCTCATTATACTAttactgcaattgcaactccCCCTTGCAGGTAACCTATCAGTCGCTGTGCCCCACCAAACGCGTCACCGTTAAGCTCGACAATGGCGAGTATCGGCCCAATCACTATGTCGAGGTCACCTGTGCCAACAACTATGCGCCATTGCCGCCCAGGCTGCACAACTATGACAATTACAACTATCGCAGCAACGAGCTGCCGCTGTTGCGTGCTTTGCTCAACGAACGCGCTGGCGAGAAGCGTGaggtgcgtatacttaatgtgcTCTTTATGCTTGGTATTTATGCACTATGATTGAGAGGCATTTCTAAAACCTTTTTGCCAAATTATTGGATATAtcaaacataattttttttttattttatgaattgggatcatacaatttgttttatttataatttttataagaaTACACTTTGAATGTGAGAAGAATTTACAGAAGTTATTATATAAGAAGTCGTTTTTAAGAGCTGAAAAAGGAGTAGCTTTAGAACcattttacattaaaatattaatttcgaaAACAAAGGAAATAAGAATTTATCAAAGCATGGTCAATATATGCAAGATTCAATCAATGCACAGTTTATGGCATTGAAAAAAatggtatataaaaatatcatcGTTAAGTTCAAACACAAACCATCGCTTATATTTCAATCGGTGCTTATCCAAGGCACTCACCAATTGCAAGCATAATccaaacattattttaatatgtaatgCATGTTTAAATGTGAATAGAAATTTGTTAGAGCGTCTTCCTGCCAGTCTGCATTAATatctattcaaaataatatatatttaaataaacttgaaatcAATATATCATTTTGGTAAGCGTCTGTGTCCCGCCTAATCAAATAGTAGCTCTCTTACTAATGCACTCTTTAAATGTCTCACCCGCAGATCTGCTCGGCAACGGGATTCGCGTGCATCCAGTTGAACCGCACCATACACCTGATACGGCTGAACGAGGGCAGCGGCTGCTGGGAGTCGGAGACGCGCACGGTGCCCTCGGGATGCGAGTGCATGTGGCCGAAGCATAGCTATGGCGACATTGCCTCCTACCATCAGGCCCAGAAGCGTGTCAGCAACACACTGACCAATCTGCGTGCCCGAGGTAACGCCAATGCCGTCATCGATTATACACCCGGTGTTGGCTATCGCCAGTTAACGTTGCGTTCTCGTGGACCCAAAACAGGAGGCGGAGGTGGAGGCGGAAGTGGTGGTATACGCAGTCGACGAGCGGACTTGGACCTGGACTATGATAACAACTATTAATTTGGAACTGAGTAGCAACGGGAACAAAAGTGTGCCAAGCACAATTTTGAATAGCACATCGAAAATGTTATGTTCGATCATTTAGTAACTAAGTCGAATgcgtaaattatttaattgctgtGGTTTTTAGCCGTTAAcatgaaatttgtattattaagaTACCGTATGTAAAATACAATGAAGCAAACAAATGGAATGAACATTAATCAAATGGGATTATGATACAGTGATGCAATGAGCAGCGCGCGTATTTAAATTAACGATGGCTATTCCTAATCCCTCCCACTCCCAACTACAAATGCATTTATCCAAACAATCTATTTACATcgtaaattaaacatttaaatgcacGCCGcgtaaatcaaattaaatccCCTCGCGTAATACGTTAGGTGAGCTTGGCCAGCGACTGTGAAGGTGTCTCTTTCAACACCACGTCGACAATTGCTGCAATTTCTGCATGGAGATTCTCTTCGCTTTGGCAAGCGTCGAACTGATGCCAATAATTTGACTCTTTTTCACAGAACTGATCAaataccacgcccactttgcGCTGGAATTCCAATTTCTCATAactgcaaacaataaatatagatTAGATAATTCAAAGTGcattattgcattttgtttacaaaccGTTCGCCACCGTAGTTGCCACGTGATGCAATTGCCTCATCGGACGATGCTTTCAGATAGATGACAGCGTCGGGTTTAATTAGTCCTCGATCGGGTGAACAACACCAATCAAAGTCTAGACCCTTGGCCACCGAGTAAGCGGCTCCAGAGTACGCATAGCGATCGCATATGAATGTTGTGCCCGCCAACATTTCCTGCCGTATGTCATTGATGTGCTCCCAGCGATTGGCGGAGAACATTAGGTGTATCACCTCGTCGGGTAGATCTTGTGCATTTGTCAAGTAGGCATTTATCACCTGACCAATGGCCGAGGAGCGTTCTGGGAAATGAATTAGTTTCGCTTTGATTCCCTTCTCGGTCAACCGGTTATCTGTAGCAAAACATGTGCAATTAACTTAAGCAATtgtttatttcactttatCGATTTCTTACACAATCGTCGTGTTTGTGATGTTTTGCCGGTTCTATCTAGGCcttcaaatacaataaatgcaCCTCGTGATAGACTCATAATTGAAGCACTTAACTGTTTGTTTCACTATGAAATGCGTCTTGGCGGGAAAACCTGTATTATTCCTTGCAGGGCTGCAGcataaaaattagaaaacaCGACAAAAGCTGATTGCTTTGCCCGCGAAGCATTTACATTCGGCGTCGTATCGAAATTGTACAATTACCCagtaacaaaacaaaattaattacacaactttcaaattgttaacaattttaataaaccaATAGTTCacatatgatttattttttggttttattgcaTCCCTATCGTTAAAGTGCTAATCGATTTTTGATCAGCTGTTAGCAGTGAACCTTAAAAGGCATATGggcaaaacattttcattactCACATTTAAAAATCACCAACACTTTCAtcgttttaaaaaaaaatcgaaatttattAACGAAAATTGTTCTAATGTTCATttagtgtttattttttcCGCGCTTCGCGCAGTTTGTGAGTTTGCAATGTTGCCACTTGAGCCGAAACCGGAATCAGAATTGTAGTTCACCAACTCCAGTAATGAACCAGAAAactcacatacacaaacacacacacaagcatactCATAACACAGAAGCTGAAGCACAcgtaaattacaaattttattttgaaacaaatgaaaactacGGTCGAAATCAAGTGAACGGAATGCGGCATTCGTAAAGTTCGTGATAAAatccaataaaataaacaacaacaatgtgctAGCATTAATGTGCGTGAGTTTGTGCAATTTTGCAAAGGCTTGGTTTTGGCCTCTTTGGTTTTCGGCCCAAAACAAGTaattcgcaaaaaaaaaacatagtcGCAACGAAACTGCAATGCGCTGCTCttgagtgaaagagagagagagagaaggaaggAAAGATTGGAGGTATTGTGTAAAGtgttaattaaagaaaaaaatacccCAACGAATAAAAAGCACCTATACCCTGCAAATTCACATTGTTCTAACTGCATTTTAAAAGCataaggcaaacaaacaaattcattgaTACACAAAAGACCGCGTGTTTGTCGCGTAGCGCCCAGCCGAAGCAATAGCAGCATCAAATAAATACCAGGGCTAGGCATGCACAACAACGCTCTCGAAGACTGTCGATATATTATCGACTGTGTGAGTTATCGCGCAAGGACCGCTCACTGAAAAACTCTTTTTGCTAAGTGGGTGGATATGTGGTGGTGTTGCATGGTGTGAAAAAAGTGCGTGcgaaatttgtttatactCGGAAATTAATGTTAGCGGAATATAAGTTGAGACTATTTCGTGTTTTTGTGTAACTCTCTCGCATAAACAATGAACGTCGCCTGTAAACAAATGAGCCGCCGACAGGACatcattgctgttgttgccgtatGGCGCTATAGACAGTGCTAGCTAGTTGTGTTGTCCCCCATTTATAGCTGTGAATATGTGTTAgttgcagcggcagcagcagtgtTGCAGTCTGAATCCTTGCTGAGAGGCAATTGTCCTGTGCCATCAACCGGTTTTCGCTTTTATCGCCTCCTTCTGCTTTCGTATCTTCTCCGCCCTGGTTTttaacacatatgtatgtaggaaCTGTAGGATATATAGGTATTAGTATTAGCTGCGAAGTCTAGGATATTTTGAGAAGTATGTCAAATAACAATCATCCGCACGCTCACTTGAGTCAAGCGGCGGCCCAAAATCCCTCATGGAATCCGCTGCAAGTAAGTATGGAACGCTCGGTATGGAATGCTCGGTGAACGTTGAACAGGACATATTATCATCTCTGCAGATACCTTCATACATACCGCGTCAGCCGCAGTTGGCGCACATGTCCAACGAACGACCGATGGTTCGCTCGCCGTTGGCGTGGCATGCATCCGCCCAGCcactgccgccgccgcctcccgatgccatttacaattttatgtCGGCCAATCATAAAAACGTAATTAAACGTAGTTCGTTGCCGTTTACGTTTCGTCGCTCCCAAAAAAACGCATGCACCAAGCTAGTCTCAATTCCTAGTTTCAACTCCTTCAGCTCCTTCCTGACCCTGCCGTAGTAGTTGACACACATTTcctatatttgttgtttgtttgcttctcTAGTTCCttcttgctttttgctttcgtCTCATTTTTACTCTCTTTGCCTATTTTTCTTTCCACTAATCGTGTTATCCTTGCAGCtggatcatcatcatcaaatgAATCCTTTGCTGGCGCCGCCATACAGTGGAACATTGCCTTTTGACTCAATGGATTTGTCGCTGCAGTCGAGTCGCAGCGCTGCCCCAACGCTCAAAGCtggtcaacagcagcagcaacaatcccagcagcaacaacaacaatcacatcTTCATGCACCTCCCAATTACCCAACGATGTGAGCAATCTTTTGCATATACAGAAATAGAGTGATCGTTAAATATCATGACTAGttataactatttaaatttatcagATAACTGTATAGGTCTTTAGCTAGGATTACcttaaatattatagtatgaagttgcatatttaattgtatcGCATAATCcattctaaattattttttttagcaaatgGTATTTAGAATTTGATTCtaagatacaaaaataatagcCAGAGCactcaatttcatttcattagcattttaattgttttaaaattaagtgttATTACTTTCCTTGTAAttcgaaattaattgaatgctTTTTTTGAAATTCCAGTCACAATCTGACCACAAATACGCCCGCAGGAGCCCAGCCAGGACATCTGGGCGAAGGACACCTGCCCGCCTCGGCGTCGCCTGCCAGCGCAGccagcaaatatttgaatgccAACGGCGCTGGCAGTGCAGCAGATTGCGAGAGTCTTTTGCCACCGCCACCAAATACCCcgcccaacaacaataacagcaatcacagcagcaataacaacaacaacagtagcagtagcaacaacaacagcggcagcagcaccaacaacagtagcagcagtaatagtggcggcaacaacaatgtgccACCGCCTCATTACATGCAGAATCGAGATGAGAACTTCAAGCTCACGCAGCTGAAGAATATGCAAAAGAACAGCGAACTGACGGGCAAAGATTGCGGCTATGTGAGTGGTGGCGCCTCCGGCAAACTGGGCACGCACAgcttgcaacagcagcagcatgtaGCCAAAAAGCGTAAGTCGAAGTTATTTTTCTTCGAAACGAATGCTAActaattgcattattttgtaGCCTCGCCACTGCGCAActatcagcaacagcagccataCAACATGACGCCCCCGCCGCCAGCCAATATGAAATACAACGGGCCGCAGACGCCGCCAACGCCGCAGTCGCCTTTGGACTATAATCAGCTGCATCTGCATCATCAGCTACATGCGAATGTTGCCAGCTATGCGCCACATCAAacacaacagccacaacacaATATGCAGCAGCccgaacagcaacagcagcagcaacatttacATTATGCACCACCAACAACTCATCATAATCAGCATTTAgcaccaccgccgccgccgccaagTCATCACCAGTTTCAGCCACAAGCGCAATCacaagcacagcagcaaccacagtcGCTGCACCAACAGCTGACGCCGCAACACACGCCACAAATGCATTCCCGCAGCACGCCATTGGCGCAATTGAATCTCGACATGTCCAAGCACAAGCCAAATGCCGATGAGACGCAGGATGAGACGCAAACGATCATCACGGATCTGTCCACAACTGCAACATAtcgtggcaacaacaatgcaccgccagcaacatcaactgatgacaaacagcaacagctagtTGAGGCACCTGAATCACCCTACATGACCACGTCGAATGAGGAGTCGCTGGAGTCtaacagtaacagcagcaatagTCGCAAGAGACGCAAACGCAAAGCGAGTCAAGTGATGCGTCTAACACCTAGTGAGAATTTGAAAAGGCAACGCACACCGAGTCCAACgcacagcaacagttgcagtcCCAAGCGATCACCAGCCAAGAGTGGCAGCGAAGCCAACGAATTTCAGCCATTTGGGATGGCCACGAATAAAGAACAAAAGTTACACGACCTACCTCAAGAGAATGGACGTGCCGTATCGCCGCCAGTTGCTGCGGCAGCTGAGAATAGCAATAGTTCATCGATGTACAACGACGCGGACAATCCGAAGACCAAGAAGCAGCGACAGGCGTTGCTGCAGCGCAATCTtacagagcaacaacaacaacagcttcaGCAACGACGTCTTTCGCCAAATGGTGAACAGTTGTCGGCACACGAGACGCTGCAAGCGAGCACAGTTGCCATCAAGGAGCCTAGCAATGACAGCAAAATGCCACCGCCCAGTCCACAGAGCAATAGTTCGAGCAGCAGCTCGAGCAGTTCCAGTGCTGGCAcacacagcagccacagcagccaaACGAGTGAAGCGCAGCCGTCTAAGAGACACGATACGGAGCCGCAGCAGGATATCAACAAGGTGATCACCGACACCCCAGCCTCGCCGGCGCTTGTGGAGCAGGGCAACATCGACGCACGGCCTGCGGTGAGCGTTCACGATGACGAGGACGAAGTGCAATCGCCAGCAGGAGCAAAGCAATCgccgccaacaacaactgtagCTGCAGCGGTAACAGCAACTGTGACTGCCAATGCGGATCCCAGCCACTTTAACGAGGTGGAGGATAAGCTGGAGGAAATGTTTGCAGGCATCGAAGATGAGGAGCCGGCAAGTGAAACGCCAAGTGTgcaggcaacagcaaccgcaacgCAACATGACTTAAGCGCACAGTTAGCACAGACCAAAGCGTTAGCTGAGGATAAACCAGTTGTCAGCACACCACCAACTGTTGCCACAACCACACCCGCAGTAACTCCCACGCCTACGCCTGAGCTGCGGCCGATGGCAACGAAAGCGGCCATGAAATCCACACTGCCCAGTCCCATACACAGTCCAGCGGCACTAGCTGAAGTCAAGCAAGCCAAGGAGCCATCACTCTCGCCACAGCCAAGTGCAAACAATATTGTTGCTCGTGCACCGCCAACGCGTAGCCTGCCGCCACGTCGTCTGTCGATGGGCATGGATCCATCTCTCTTACGCTTTACGTTCGAAGAGCAGGCTAAGCCCAAGAAGACGCCGGGACGCAAGAAACAGCAGCCACCGCAAGCAGAAATGGAGACAGTGCAGCTGGACAGCGATGATGACAAGCCCAGCacttcagcagcagctgctgcagcgttGGCAGCACGCAAACTGAGCGAGGCGACAGCGGCAGCCAAGGCAGTGAACACCAaggcgaacaacaacagcaatgccaagaagaaaaagaagacaaCGGCTGCCAAGAGCAAGAAACCAACGGGGAAGAACGCAGCCAAGCAGAATGGCAAGAAGGGCGCCGGTGGACGCAAACCTTTCAGCACGGATGAGGACAGCACACCGGCGCCGAATCGCGAGAGCAGCAATGGTGGTGGAGCTGCAGCGGCAGATCTCAGGTTCAAATCACCGTTCATACTTATCAAACCCGAtggcagcatcagcattaagaacacacacaatgcCGAGGATGTAAATGAGAAACAGACGAAAAAGAAGCAAACAAAGGCGCCGCACGAGCGCAAGAATTTGCGAGGAATGCACAGTTCCACCCTGAGCAATCGTTACGATGCGGACACCACGGACTCCAGTTggatttgtgtgttttgcaaGCGTGGTCCACACAAGCTTGGATTGGGCGATCTTTTTGGCCCATATCTGGTGTCCATTGACTGCGACGAGTATCGCTGTGCACTGCAGATGCCAGCAGGCACGCAAGATGTTGATGGATTGTTTGTAAGCAAACGCAAGCGCACAGATATGGTCAAAATGCAGGAACGCAATCTGCCCGTGGTACCTGCAACGCTGGCCAATATTATGCAGGCGCCCAAGATCACCATGGTAAGGCACAATTAAATCCCTTATCCATTATTCAGATTGCTAAACAACTTAATTTCTTACAGCACAAGCGTAAGCGCAAGCAAACCCATGAGAGTACGCATTCGTACAGCGACGATCAGAATGAATCTCAGTGCTCGTCACAGGATCCACTCGACTGCAGTCACGAGGCCAAATTCGTTGAGACATTTCGCGGCATGTCGAAAACCTCAGAGCATGGCTACGAGATTTGGTTGCACGAGGATTGTGCTGTGTGGGCAAATGACATTCAATTGATTGGTGCCCATATCAATGGCCTAGATGCAGCAGTTTGGGATAGCACAAGGTATCAGTGTGTGCATTGTGCACAGCCCGGAGCAAGTGTTTGTTGCTTTGAACGGTCCTGCAAGGCACCAGCTCATGTACCTTGCGCCCGTTCTGCCAACTGGAGTCTCAGCGAAGAGAATCGCAAAGTGTTCTGTGAGCTGCACACGCCGGACAAAGCTggagcatcagcaacagcaccagGGAAAACGCTTGGAGCGACGCTAGTGCCGCTGGCGATGCCACAAATGGAAGCTGCAGTGCCAGCGCCAGCATTATTCAACATTAATTCGCTTCCCTGAGTGCGCGTGCGCGTGCAGAAATGTCGTCTGGTCATGAAGCGCTGAGCGCACGAAAAGCTCGTCATAAAAAAGAATCCACTCCACAAAAAACAAG encodes the following:
- the LOC133840322 gene encoding uncharacterized protein CG5098 isoform X3; amino-acid sequence: MNPLLAPPYSGTLPFDSMDLSLQSSRSAAPTLKAGQQQQQQSQQQQQQSHLHAPPNYPTIHNLTTNTPAGAQPGHLGEGHLPASASPASAASKYLNANGAGSAADCESLLPPPPNTPPNNNNSNHSSNNNNNSSSSNNNSGSSTNNSSSSNSGGNNNVPPPHYMQNRDENFKLTQLKNMQKNSELTGKDCGYVSGGASGKLGTHSLQQQQHVAKKPSPLRNYQQQQPYNMTPPPPANMKYNGPQTPPTPQSPLDYNQLHLHHQLHANVASYAPHQTQQPQHNMQQPEQQQQQQHLHYAPPTTHHNQHLAPPPPPPSHHQFQPQAQSQAQQQPQSLHQQLTPQHTPQMHSRSTPLAQLNLDMSKHKPNADETQDETQTIITDLSTTATYRGNNNAPPATSTDDKQQQLVEAPESPYMTTSNEESLESNSNSSNSRKRRKRKASQVMRLTPSENLKRQRTPSPTHSNSCSPKRSPAKSGSEANEFQPFGMATNKEQKLHDLPQENGRAVSPPVAAAAENSNSSSMYNDADNPKTKKQRQALLQRNLTEQQQQQLQQRRLSPNGEQLSAHETLQASTVAIKEPSNDSKMPPPSPQSNSSSSSSSSSSAGTHSSHSSQTSEAQPSKRHDTEPQQDINKVITDTPASPALVEQGNIDARPAVSVHDDEDEVQSPAGAKQSPPTTTVAAAVTATVTANADPSHFNEVEDKLEEMFAGIEDEEPASETPSVQATATATQHDLSAQLAQTKALAEDKPVVSTPPTVATTTPAVTPTPTPELRPMATKAAMKSTLPSPIHSPAALAEVKQAKEPSLSPQPSANNIVARAPPTRSLPPRRLSMGMDPSLLRFTFEEQAKPKKTPGRKKQQPPQAEMETVQLDSDDDKPSTSAAAAAALAARKLSEATAAAKAVNTKANNNSNAKKKKKTTAAKSKKPTGKNAAKQNGKKGAGGRKPFSTDEDSTPAPNRESSNGGGAAAADLRFKSPFILIKPDGSISIKNTHNAEDVNEKQTKKKQTKAPHERKNLRGMHSSTLSNRYDADTTDSSWICVFCKRGPHKLGLGDLFGPYLVSIDCDEYRCALQMPAGTQDVDGLFVSKRKRTDMVKMQERNLPVVPATLANIMQAPKITMHKRKRKQTHESTHSYSDDQNESQCSSQDPLDCSHEAKFVETFRGMSKTSEHGYEIWLHEDCAVWANDIQLIGAHINGLDAAVWDSTRYQCVHCAQPGASVCCFERSCKAPAHVPCARSANWSLSEENRKVFCELHTPDKAGASATAPGKTLGATLVPLAMPQMEAAVPAPALFNINSLP